A single region of the Vicia villosa cultivar HV-30 ecotype Madison, WI linkage group LG4, Vvil1.0, whole genome shotgun sequence genome encodes:
- the LOC131595202 gene encoding isoleucine--tRNA ligase, chloroplastic/mitochondrial isoform X1: METTLAFFMQTSSYRALSRNAYSYSRKTNSTGLFCSRGISSANVVYLSKISNYCTHSRDDICSSKRRSRGPVMAGKKAAEGTKQDDGKYKHTVDLPKTAFGMRANSSVREPEIQKIWEDNQVFKRVADKNNGGNFILHDGPPYANGDLHIGHALNKILKDIINRYKLLQNYKVHFVPGWDCHGLPIELKVLQSLDKEARNNLTPLKLRAKAAKFAKDTVKTQMSSFKRFGVWADWNNPYLTLDPEYEAAQIEVFGQMALKGHIYRGRKPVHWSPSSRTALAEAELEYPEGHVSKSIYAIFRLASAPLMPSDLLQEFPNLSLAIWTTTPWTIPANAAVAVNPKLEYVVVEVESLNEHASSSGETKKNRLGTVLKDENKLFLIVASELVSTLEAKWDVKLVVKRKLLGSNLENYRYIHPVDNRECPVVVGGDYITTETGTGLVHTAPGHGHEDYVTGQKYGLPMLSPVDDNGIFTEEAGQFSGLDVLGEGNIAVVKYLDENLSLIMEESYKHKYPYDWRTKKPTIFRATEQWFASVEGFREAAMDAIGRVKWVPPQGENRISAMTSSRSDWCISRQRTWGVPIPVFYHVQSREPLMNEETINHINSIIAQKGGDAWWYMTVEELLPAKYRDKAAEYEKGTDTMDVWFDSGSSWAAVLGKRESLGSPADLYLEGTDQHRGWFQSSLLTSIATTGKAPYSSVLTHGFVLDEKGLKMSKSMGNVVDPRSVIEGGKNQKEAPAYGADVLRLWVSSVDYTGDVMIGPQILRQISEIYRKLRGTLRYLLANLHDWETDFTVKYDELPRIDRHALFQLENVVKSIQGNYETYQFFKIFQVLQRFVIVDLSNFYFDVAKDRLYVGGSTSYTRRSCQTVLAAHLLSIVRVIAPILPHLAEDVWQNLPFQYTTEYGSFAEYVFESRWPTLNERWLTLPVEEIEFWEKILELRTEVNKVLEAARTGKLIGASLDAKVHIHTSDATMASKLSELCTSEIDADTLNRLFITSQAEILPSLEDEKVASIPYSGECLIQGNSKVWIGVSRATGSKCERCWHYSHQVGSFSDHPTLCSRCHDVVAVQMPSGSEVAAVS; this comes from the exons GCGCTCTCGCGAAATGCGTATTCGTACTCTAGGAAAACTAATTCTACTGGCTTGTTTTGTTCCCGGGGAATCTCATCGGCTAATGTAGTATATCTGTCAAAGATTTCAAACTATTGTACTCATTCAAGGGATGATATATGTTCTTCAAAGCGAAGATCACGTGGGCCTGTTATGGCAGGAAAGAAGGCTGCAGAAG GAACCAAGCAAGATGATGGTAAATACAAGCACACAGTTGATCTTCCTAAGACAGCATTTGGCATGAGAGCGAATTCTTCGGTTAGGGAGCCTGAAATTCAGAAAATATGGGAGGATAACCAAGTATTTAAAAGAGTTGCTGACAAAAATAACGGA GGAAATTTCATTCTTCATGATGGTCCTCCATATGCCAATGGGGATCTTCACATTGGCCATGccttaaataaaattttgaaggaTATTATAAATCGTTATAAG CTCCTTCAGAATTATAAAGTTCATTTTGTGCCTGGATGGGATTGTCATGGCCTACCAATTGAATTAAAAG TTTTGCAGTCACTGGATAAGGAGGCTAGAAACAATCTTACACCATTGAAATTGAGAGCAAAAGCCGCAAAATTTGCCAAAGACACTGTTAAAACTCAGATGTCATCTTTTAAG CGCTTTGGAGTATGGGCTGACTGGAATAATCCTTATCTTACACTAGATCCGGAATATGAAGCTGCCCAG ATTGAAGTATTTGGCCAGATGGCCTTGAAAGGCCATATCTACCGTGGGAGAAAACCTGTTCACTGGAGTCCCTCGTCGCGGACAGCACTTGCTGAAGCTGAGTTGGAG TACCCTGAAGGGCATGTTTCAAAAAGCATATATGCCATTTTCAGACTTGCAAGTGCTCCTTTGATGCCGAGTGACCTACTACAAGAATTCCCAAATTTGAGTTTGGCCATTTGGACTACTACTCCATGGACTATTCCTGCCAATGCAG CTGTTGCAGTAAATCCCAAGCTtgaatatgttgttgttgaagtaGAATCACTAAATGAGCATGCGTCCTCATCTGGTGAAACTAAAAAGAATAGGCTTGGAACTGTTTTGAAGGATGAGAATAAGCTGTTTCTTattgtagcttcagaacttgtgTCAACGTTAGAAGCAAAATGGGATGTGAAGCTCGTTGTTAAGAGAAAACTGTTGGGTTCTAATTTGGAAAACTACAG ATACATCCATCCAGTAGATAATAGGGAATGTCCAGTCGTAGTTGGGGGAGATTATATTACAACAGAAACAGGAACAGGACTTGTCCATACAGCTCCTGGACATGGTCATGAAGATTATGTGACTGGTCAGAAATATGGGCTACCCATGCTATCTCCAGttgatgataatggaatattcacTGAAGAAGCTGGGCAATTTAGTGGGCTTGATGTTCTTGGTGAAGGTAACATTGCTGTTGTGAAATATTTGGATGAAAATTTGTCACTCATCATGGAAGAATCATACA AACACAAGTATCCATACGATTGGCGGACGAAAAAACCAACAATATTTAGAGCAACAGAGCAATGGTTTGCATCAGTTGAGGGATTTCGCGAAGCTGCTATGGATGCTATTGGCCGTGTAAAATGGGTTCCACCTCAG GGAGAAAATAGAATCTCAGCAATGACCTCCAGTCGCTCTGATTGGTGTATATCACGACAAAGGACATGGGGTGTGCCAATTCCAGTTTTTTATCATGTGCAGTCTAGAGAACCTCTTATGAACGAAGAGACAATTAATCATATAAATT CTATTATAGCCCAAAAGGGTGGTGATGCATGGTGGTACATGACAGTAGAAGAACTCCTCCCAGCTAAATATCGTGATAAAGCAGCAGAATATGAAAAGGGGACTGACACAATGGATGTGTGGTTTGATTCAG GTTCTTCCTGGGCTGCAGTCTTGGGAAAAAGAGAGTCCCTTGGCTCTCCTGCAGACTTGTATCTTGAAGGAACAGATCAGCATCGGGGGTGGTTTCAGAGTTCATTGCTAACTAGTATAGCTACAACAG GAAAGGCTCCATATTCTTCTGTTTTAACTCATGGATTTGTATTGGATGAGAAGGGCTTAAAGATGAGCAAGTCTATGGGTAATGTTGTGGATCCACGTAGTGTGATTGAAGGAGGAAAAAATCAGAAG GAAGCACCTGCATATGGAGCGGATGTCCTACGACTTTGGGTTTCTAGTGTAGATTATACTGGTGATGTGATGATTGGTCCTCAGATTCTTCGTCAAATATCTGAAATCTACCGGAAGTTACGGGGAACTTTAAGATACCTCTTGGCAAATCTTCATGACTGGGAA ACAGATTTTACTGTTAAATACGACGAGCTTCCTAGGATTGATAGGCATGCACTATTTCAGCTAGAGAATGTTGTAAAAAGCATTCAAGGGAATTATGAAACTTAccagtttttcaaaatatttcag GTTTTACAGAGGTTTGTCATTGTTGACCTTTCAAATTTCTATTTTGATGTTGCCAAAGATCGGCTATATGTTGG TGGATCAACAAGTTATACTAGGAGAAGTTGCCAAACAGTTCTTGCAGCTCATCTCCTTTCTATTGTGAGAGTAATAGCACCAATATTGCCCCATTTAGCTGAGGATGTGTGGCAGAATCTTCCATTTCAGTATACAACCGAATACGGTTCCTTTGCTGAATATGTATTTGAATCAAGATGGCCAACTTTGAATGAAAGATGGCTTACTCTTCCTGTTGAAGAAATTGAATTCTGGGAAAAGATTCTTGAG CTGAGAACAGAGGTGAATAAAGTGTTGGAAGCAGCTCGAACCGGCAAATTAATTGGTGCAAGTTTAGATGCTAAGGTTCACATTCATACATCCGATGCCACCATGGCATCCAAGCTATCTGAACTATGTACAAGCGAAATTGATGCTGATACATTGAATCGGCTGTTCATAACTTCTCAG GCTGAGATTCTTCCTTCATTAGAAGATGAAAAAGTTGCAAGTATACCATATAGTGGTGAATGCCTAATTCAAGGGAACAGTAAAGTGTGGATTGGTGTATCTCGTGCTACTGGTTCTAAGTGTGAAAGATGTTGGCATTATTCACATCAAGTTGGTTCATTTTCAGACCACCCCACCCTTTGCAGCCGCTGCCATGATGTTGTTGCTGTTCAGATGCCCTCTGGTTCTGAAGTAGCTGCTGTCAGTTAA
- the LOC131595202 gene encoding isoleucine--tRNA ligase, chloroplastic/mitochondrial isoform X2 produces the protein METTLAFFMQTSSYRALSRNAYSYSRKTNSTGLFCSRGISSANVVYLSKISNYCTHSRDDICSSKRRSRGPVMAGKKAAEGTKQDDGKYKHTVDLPKTAFGMRANSSVREPEIQKIWEDNQVFKRVADKNNGGNFILHDGPPYANGDLHIGHALNKILKDIINRYKLLQNYKVHFVPGWDCHGLPIELKVLQSLDKEARNNLTPLKLRAKAAKFAKDTVKTQMSSFKRFGVWADWNNPYLTLDPEYEAAQIEVFGQMALKGHIYRGRKPVHWSPSSRTALAEAELEYPEGHVSKSIYAIFRLASAPLMPSDLLQEFPNLSLAIWTTTPWTIPANAAVAVNPKLEYVVVEVESLNEHASSSGETKKNRLGTVLKDENKLFLIVASELVSTLEAKWDVKLVVKRKLLGSNLENYRYIHPVDNRECPVVVGGDYITTETGTGLVHTAPGHGHEDYVTGQKYGLPMLSPVDDNGIFTEEAGQFSGLDVLGEGNIAVVKYLDENLSLIMEESYKHKYPYDWRTKKPTIFRATEQWFASVEGFREAAMDAIGRVKWVPPQGENRISAMTSSRSDWCISRQRTWGVPIPVFYHVQSREPLMNEETINHINSIIAQKGGDAWWYMTVEELLPAKYRDKAAEYEKGTDTMDVWFDSGSSWAAVLGKRESLGSPADLYLEGTDQHRGWFQSSLLTSIATTGKAPYSSVLTHGFVLDEKGLKMSKSMGNVVDPRSVIEGGKNQKATPAYGADVLRLWVSSVDYTGDVMIGPQILRQISEIYRKLRGTLRYLLANLHDWETDFTVKYDELPRIDRHALFQLENVVKSIQGNYETYQFFKIFQVLQRFVIVDLSNFYFDVAKDRLYVGGSTSYTRRSCQTVLAAHLLSIVRVIAPILPHLAEDVWQNLPFQYTTEYGSFAEYVFESRWPTLNERWLTLPVEEIEFWEKILELRTEVNKVLEAARTGKLIGASLDAKVHIHTSDATMASKLSELCTSEIDADTLNRLFITSQAEILPSLEDEKVASIPYSGECLIQGNSKVWIGVSRATGSKCERCWHYSHQVGSFSDHPTLCSRCHDVVAVQMPSGSEVAAVS, from the exons GCGCTCTCGCGAAATGCGTATTCGTACTCTAGGAAAACTAATTCTACTGGCTTGTTTTGTTCCCGGGGAATCTCATCGGCTAATGTAGTATATCTGTCAAAGATTTCAAACTATTGTACTCATTCAAGGGATGATATATGTTCTTCAAAGCGAAGATCACGTGGGCCTGTTATGGCAGGAAAGAAGGCTGCAGAAG GAACCAAGCAAGATGATGGTAAATACAAGCACACAGTTGATCTTCCTAAGACAGCATTTGGCATGAGAGCGAATTCTTCGGTTAGGGAGCCTGAAATTCAGAAAATATGGGAGGATAACCAAGTATTTAAAAGAGTTGCTGACAAAAATAACGGA GGAAATTTCATTCTTCATGATGGTCCTCCATATGCCAATGGGGATCTTCACATTGGCCATGccttaaataaaattttgaaggaTATTATAAATCGTTATAAG CTCCTTCAGAATTATAAAGTTCATTTTGTGCCTGGATGGGATTGTCATGGCCTACCAATTGAATTAAAAG TTTTGCAGTCACTGGATAAGGAGGCTAGAAACAATCTTACACCATTGAAATTGAGAGCAAAAGCCGCAAAATTTGCCAAAGACACTGTTAAAACTCAGATGTCATCTTTTAAG CGCTTTGGAGTATGGGCTGACTGGAATAATCCTTATCTTACACTAGATCCGGAATATGAAGCTGCCCAG ATTGAAGTATTTGGCCAGATGGCCTTGAAAGGCCATATCTACCGTGGGAGAAAACCTGTTCACTGGAGTCCCTCGTCGCGGACAGCACTTGCTGAAGCTGAGTTGGAG TACCCTGAAGGGCATGTTTCAAAAAGCATATATGCCATTTTCAGACTTGCAAGTGCTCCTTTGATGCCGAGTGACCTACTACAAGAATTCCCAAATTTGAGTTTGGCCATTTGGACTACTACTCCATGGACTATTCCTGCCAATGCAG CTGTTGCAGTAAATCCCAAGCTtgaatatgttgttgttgaagtaGAATCACTAAATGAGCATGCGTCCTCATCTGGTGAAACTAAAAAGAATAGGCTTGGAACTGTTTTGAAGGATGAGAATAAGCTGTTTCTTattgtagcttcagaacttgtgTCAACGTTAGAAGCAAAATGGGATGTGAAGCTCGTTGTTAAGAGAAAACTGTTGGGTTCTAATTTGGAAAACTACAG ATACATCCATCCAGTAGATAATAGGGAATGTCCAGTCGTAGTTGGGGGAGATTATATTACAACAGAAACAGGAACAGGACTTGTCCATACAGCTCCTGGACATGGTCATGAAGATTATGTGACTGGTCAGAAATATGGGCTACCCATGCTATCTCCAGttgatgataatggaatattcacTGAAGAAGCTGGGCAATTTAGTGGGCTTGATGTTCTTGGTGAAGGTAACATTGCTGTTGTGAAATATTTGGATGAAAATTTGTCACTCATCATGGAAGAATCATACA AACACAAGTATCCATACGATTGGCGGACGAAAAAACCAACAATATTTAGAGCAACAGAGCAATGGTTTGCATCAGTTGAGGGATTTCGCGAAGCTGCTATGGATGCTATTGGCCGTGTAAAATGGGTTCCACCTCAG GGAGAAAATAGAATCTCAGCAATGACCTCCAGTCGCTCTGATTGGTGTATATCACGACAAAGGACATGGGGTGTGCCAATTCCAGTTTTTTATCATGTGCAGTCTAGAGAACCTCTTATGAACGAAGAGACAATTAATCATATAAATT CTATTATAGCCCAAAAGGGTGGTGATGCATGGTGGTACATGACAGTAGAAGAACTCCTCCCAGCTAAATATCGTGATAAAGCAGCAGAATATGAAAAGGGGACTGACACAATGGATGTGTGGTTTGATTCAG GTTCTTCCTGGGCTGCAGTCTTGGGAAAAAGAGAGTCCCTTGGCTCTCCTGCAGACTTGTATCTTGAAGGAACAGATCAGCATCGGGGGTGGTTTCAGAGTTCATTGCTAACTAGTATAGCTACAACAG GAAAGGCTCCATATTCTTCTGTTTTAACTCATGGATTTGTATTGGATGAGAAGGGCTTAAAGATGAGCAAGTCTATGGGTAATGTTGTGGATCCACGTAGTGTGATTGAAGGAGGAAAAAATCAGAAGGCAA CACCTGCATATGGAGCGGATGTCCTACGACTTTGGGTTTCTAGTGTAGATTATACTGGTGATGTGATGATTGGTCCTCAGATTCTTCGTCAAATATCTGAAATCTACCGGAAGTTACGGGGAACTTTAAGATACCTCTTGGCAAATCTTCATGACTGGGAA ACAGATTTTACTGTTAAATACGACGAGCTTCCTAGGATTGATAGGCATGCACTATTTCAGCTAGAGAATGTTGTAAAAAGCATTCAAGGGAATTATGAAACTTAccagtttttcaaaatatttcag GTTTTACAGAGGTTTGTCATTGTTGACCTTTCAAATTTCTATTTTGATGTTGCCAAAGATCGGCTATATGTTGG TGGATCAACAAGTTATACTAGGAGAAGTTGCCAAACAGTTCTTGCAGCTCATCTCCTTTCTATTGTGAGAGTAATAGCACCAATATTGCCCCATTTAGCTGAGGATGTGTGGCAGAATCTTCCATTTCAGTATACAACCGAATACGGTTCCTTTGCTGAATATGTATTTGAATCAAGATGGCCAACTTTGAATGAAAGATGGCTTACTCTTCCTGTTGAAGAAATTGAATTCTGGGAAAAGATTCTTGAG CTGAGAACAGAGGTGAATAAAGTGTTGGAAGCAGCTCGAACCGGCAAATTAATTGGTGCAAGTTTAGATGCTAAGGTTCACATTCATACATCCGATGCCACCATGGCATCCAAGCTATCTGAACTATGTACAAGCGAAATTGATGCTGATACATTGAATCGGCTGTTCATAACTTCTCAG GCTGAGATTCTTCCTTCATTAGAAGATGAAAAAGTTGCAAGTATACCATATAGTGGTGAATGCCTAATTCAAGGGAACAGTAAAGTGTGGATTGGTGTATCTCGTGCTACTGGTTCTAAGTGTGAAAGATGTTGGCATTATTCACATCAAGTTGGTTCATTTTCAGACCACCCCACCCTTTGCAGCCGCTGCCATGATGTTGTTGCTGTTCAGATGCCCTCTGGTTCTGAAGTAGCTGCTGTCAGTTAA